A region of the Passer domesticus isolate bPasDom1 chromosome Z, bPasDom1.hap1, whole genome shotgun sequence genome:
CTCCCCACTTACATGTGCGGGGGTCCCCCCAAGCCCTGTTTCAGCATCCCCATCACTCGCTGCCCCTGTGGTCCACTGGATGTCCCCATAGTTGAGGATGATGTAGAACATCTTGGAGTCAGTGGTCAGCACAGCCTGAAAGGTGTTGCCCTATGGAGAAAGGTCACAGAGGTCAAGATGAGTCATGAAGGTCAGGGATGGGTTCTGGAGGTCAAAGATAGGTCGGTTAGCAAGGCCACCAAATGGGTCAACGGGAGCCAATGAGTCACCTTCATGCCCCCTGGATCATGGCCCTCACCTTTTCAGAGGTGGAGCCGTAGTAGGCCACATGGTCCCAGGTGGCCAGCAAGGCCCAGGTGGCAGTGAAGGGGCTTTTGGGGAAGTACTGGGTTATGTGCTGGCTGATGTCCTCCAGCAGCGCTGGGTCAGTGGTCTGGCGGTAGAAGATGTCCCCACACAGCACATTGTCCACATCTGCCCAGAAGGGAGTCACGAAAGGGCGTCCGTCCGCCAGAGGGAAGGGGTCAGGGGTGTATTGTCTGACGGGCTTGTCAAAGGAGATCACCCCATTGTTGTTCACCTGGAGGTGACACCAGGAGCGGGTGGGAGCAACACCTTGAGTTGGGTTATGGGATCTTCAAGATGGGCCCTACAAGCATGTCAAGAACCACCACCCATAGGGAACCCCAACACCACTGCCCACAGGACTCCTCCAAGACCCACCAACCATAGCAACCCTCACCCACAGGACTCCCCAGCACCCAAAGAACTCCTCAAGATCCATCAACCTCCCAAGACACACCACCCACAGgacatccccccccccccaccgcAAATATCAGATCCATGGAGCCCCCTAACAGCAACCACGCCCAGGACCCTCCCAAGGCCCAGCACCCAGAGGACCCCACAACACCCCCCAATCCCCTTGAGACCTTCCTATGAAGGACACTTACAAAATCTGCCACCCATGTTATCCCACAATGCCCACCAACACACCTCAAGATCCACCCTGTGGGGGAccacccaaaaccaaccaactgCCCCAAGACCCCCCAGCCATGAAGGACCACACCATCACCCACCATCCTCAGGACTtcccaaacccctccaaatCACCCCCTCTCCAATACCACCAGCCCCCTCAAGATCCTCCACCCATCTGAAGATGTTTCAGTGTCCAAGGATAAAAGCCACTATGAATTCAAGAAGGGTTGATTTTCAagacacgcacacacacacactcacactcacactcacCCACATACCAGTGAAAAATTAAGTAGAAATGGGGAGGAAATTCAGAAAAACTGaggaaattaacaaaaaaaatagaatttggGGTGACCTACAAACACAGTTTGGTAGGTTTTGCCATAGAAGGTGAAGGGAACTGAGAGGGTGATTGCCTCGGATGCTCCATCATCAagtttggggttggttttaTCACCCTGGTCCAGTCCATAGGGATAGAGCAGGGATCCTGTGGGAAAATCAGGATTTGGGAACtgcccccaaattccccccaattACATGGATTTTGGGTTGTAACCCACCAAATTTGGTGTTCCCATGGTCTTGGTTACCTAGAAATGGATGTCTCTTCTCCTGGGTTTTCATGGTTAAACTGGGGTGAAAGGGAATGACCCCAGTGGAATTACATGGGGAATACAGAGATTTTGGGAGAATAGAGGGAAAATAGTATAATGTGCTTGGGAGAAAGCTAATTTAggtgaaaataatgttttttcaGGACAAAGcccccaaaattcacctttTTCTGATGAGGTTTTGGTGTCCACCATGGCACCTGGAGAAGAAATAGGAGGGAAAATGAGTTGATCAATCATTTTTCCAGCAGGGATGAAAATGACAACACTTTTCAGAAACAAATATTTACctaaaagcaggaggaagaaaacaCTAGAGGGTGACATCCTCAACCCTAAAATAGCTGTAAAAAACCctggaaaacataaaaaaccTATAAATACATCTAAACAAGCAAACTAACAACCCTCCCCACAAGAGATGATGCAGTAAAATGATGTTCCAGAGGCAAAAAAATTTCATACTAAAACACCAAACACACACTTTGTCCAGGAATTTTGTGTGGAGGGCTTTGTGTATGTGTGGTATTTTAACAATTTTTGGAAAGAATTGAAGTACTTGAAAAGTTGGTTTTTTGATTTAATTATAGTACATTTTTAAgtgtaatttaatttaattcaggatatttaaaaattttatttaatttataacTTTTAATTTACTACGATTCAAGTTTAATGGAAGTTTTTATATGAATGaacattatttaatttaatttcaatttttaattctAAATGCATAGCCTTTTTATTTAATGGAGTTCTTAGGTTAATGCTATTTTCATTTATCCTCTATTTATTtaacttttatttaatttttatttaattgaatCTTCAGGTTTTTGCCATTTGTGTGAATGAAGACATTTCTCCCCTTCTGTGCCcaaattcaggatttttttgccttttttctgaataaaatgaGGATTATTTCAATTTCTTAATGCATTTTTAAGTGATTTAAAGGCACAATGCATGAAAAACCAGGACTTTAAAGAgacaataataaaaattacctCACCTGGATTTCAATGAagtgaagaactgcagcctgAAGATGAGCTCAAACACCCTCAAATGCTGGCTTTTGCCTCgtcctgctcttttttttttatcaaaacaaaaaaatactgaaCATGTAATTTGCCAACTTTCCACCCATCCAATCTCTCTGAGCTCTCCCAggattctttaaaaaaaaggaaattgaatCACATGTTGAGGATTTTATCACGTGTTGGGGATTTGGAGCTCCTCCAgatgtatatttttaaacagagaTAAGACTTTTTTGGAATAATTTTTGGGTTCTGGAGACATCTCCGGATCTCTCCTCACCCTATGTGAAGTTTTGCCCCTTTCCAAGCTTTTAATTTTcatcctgtgattttttttaaacaaaaaagtatttaaaaataatttttatttatagatcttttatcttttttttttcttttttctttttttttttatcatgagCAAGAAAATAGATTATCTCtgtttatttgggattttgagGACTCTTTTTTGTTATTGTGAGGCTAAGAATAATCTTTATCAGGCACTTTGGCCTTTCccggaagaaagaaaaagtcctTATGTGCAGGAATTCaaatttttggaggaaaaaaaaacccctttaaatTACCAAAATTTTTAgtgtggtttcttttttttttcttctaaaaagaAGTTAGTATCTTtgtttttagggattttttaaagggaaaaaaccattttattctctttattttaagggaaaaaaatcttgttcCTTATTTACCTGGCAGTTTAAAAGTATATTTGTGGGAAAATTCTTTATTATtgctctccttttcttttcttcttatttttctaaaggaaaacaCCTTCATTTGTTTGTACTTTAAGAAACTTCATTTCCCCAGTTCcagatgggtttttttcaagcTCTTTAAagttgtttgtattttttttttttttcttgtccagAAGTTGGGCTTGAACTTCCCCAGAATCCTCAGCTGGGACTTCTCTCattaattttgcaaaaaaaccAGACAGATTTGGCTTTGTTTCCCTGGAGACAGTGAGAAGGGCAAGGATTCTGAAGAACTCACTGGATTTTTGGAGGACAGTCAGCTGGGGTGACCCTGTGCATTCCCCTCACCCACACCTCTTGCGGGACCTCATCAGTGGCAAGATCCACCCGCCCACTTCCAAATTCTCCAGAATTTTGGGGTCAGTTTCTCTACCCACCCTCCTCCAGCCAGATGTGATGAAGAGTTTGTGATGAACTGGTCAGAGTTCAATGCTCGCCCCAAGTCCCCAGCCTCACCCAGTCCTTGCCCTGCAAATGTCCCCAGGACAGttttgcaagaaataaaatcctGTGTGATTTTGCTGGAGAGAGCCAATTACATTGGTAAAACTCTGCCAGGTCCttgcagggacaggcagcagaATTCCAAGGAAAGGTTAATGCAGGCAGTCACTTGGTGTCACCACTTTCAGTGTCTGGTGACAAGTGATGTGAAAACCAGACGGTTTggaatttcttcctctttgtaTCTTAGTGCATCATGGAgaggtttgtttggtttggggctggtttgttctgttttcctCCCTGATTTAAGACTTTATCAAAACACATGGCTTTTATGTGCACTGCTAATGCTGGGAGGAACTGCAAAATTGTGCTTGCTAGGAATCTTGCTAAATGCTGGTTTTAAAGCTTGTTTGCATTAGTATCATCTTCTCTGGGGACTTGAATCATGGATCATACCCACTCTGACTAGTGTTAAATactggtttttcttttctctagaTTGGACCAAACCTTCAGTTCAGGTAAGAGATTTACATATgtagttttaattaaaataactgttttcttctgaaattcAGTTGCTTCTTTCTATCCACTGTAAGAAACCACCTTGCTGGCCTcctagccacaggtgcctacAAAAGGCACAGTCTGGAGGGTCATGTCTTTCAAAGACACCCAAAATTCCAGATTGCTGAGTATTCAACTTTTAGCTCCTGAAGAAGGCTGAGTCAAATGGCACAAATTTTGTCTGCTTGGAAAACTGTATGTTTAAACACCGGAAAGCAGGGGTTTGGATTCCCATTAGTTTTAAACCTCGGCCTCAGAACACGCTGCTGTGAATATTTGTTGCTGTGTTTGCCCATGGAGATGTTGCTGTTGTAATTTCATACAACTGGAACTGGCAAAAGCtacaaaagagaaagagaacacCCTTCCCTGCCTCTTGCCTCTGGTACTGATCACAGAACACTGGATTTTAGCCTCACTCCCTTCTGTCTCAACAGCTTTGACCCTAAACACAgtaaattctttatttttc
Encoded here:
- the LOC135290196 gene encoding sushi, nidogen and EGF-like domain-containing protein 1 encodes the protein MSPSSVFFLLLLGAMVDTKTSSEKGSLLYPYGLDQGDKTNPKLDDGASEAITLSVPFTFYGKTYQTVFVNNNGVISFDKPVRQYTPDPFPLADGRPFVTPFWADVDNVLCGDIFYRQTTDPALLEDISQHITQYFPKSPFTATWALLATWDHVAYYGSTSEKGNTFQAVLTTDSKMFYIILNYGDIQWTTGAASDGDAETGLGGTPAHAGFNSGDDTNFYNIPGSQTDAIINITTTSNVKVPGRWVFRVDDFQVTGVDPPQLDKNCWL